Within the Setaria viridis chromosome 3, Setaria_viridis_v4.0, whole genome shotgun sequence genome, the region GATCTGGAGCACCACCGCTGGCATCAGCATCGACGTCTGGAGCAACTGCGCCCGATTCACCAATGGTCTGATTGGATCTCAACTGACGCTTCTTCGATTCCGACCGTACCGCACAGCTTGTGGCGATTTCTTCTTCGGGGATGCGAAATTTGGGATGGATTTGGCCGATTGTAGCCGACGAGCATAGAGATTTGAAACAGCAAGTGATTGAGGATAAACTGAGGCAGCGAGGTAAATGGCTAGAGGCGGACCTTGGAGCCGAGAGGATTCGAGAGCGTGGGAGAAATCGTGCACGGAACGAAGATGGCCACAACAGATCGGGAGGTCGAGGAAGATGCGTGGGGGAAGAAACGATGAGCTGCCCGAACGCCAAATTTGCTCGTTTCGTGCGTCTTGATCGATGCGTCGACCCGGTGTCGTACATGCGACCCGGTTCCTTAGTTTTTCGTTCTCTTCTCTTTAACTCCTATACCACGTCAGATTTTTCTTAATTGGCGGTCTAATTAATTCCGTAAACACCAGCTGAAGTGAAGGGTTGGTACACCCCTAAAGCTGTATCCCAATTCCCaatctcatttttctttttctcgacTGAGCTGCCCCGTCTCTCGCAGTCTCTCCACCACTGCTACACCGCTAGGAACACAGAGCACCAAGCAGCAGAGCAGCTACTAATAGGTCGCTGTGGCGGCTACGGCGAccgagccccggcggcggcagcagcagcgagccACTTGCCGCACCCGCACCGCCGCACGGCCCGGCCGCAGCAGCTTTGAGCTCCCGGCGAGCCTCGcgcgttgttttttttttcagattctGCTTTTGATTCTTTTTTAGGTGGCAGCGTGCGGGCTTCATTACTGGTGTGGCCCCGAGGATGACAAAGGCGCTCTTATGAATTCgtgtttttttgtttcctttcctTCCTCTATCTCTGATGTCGGAGACCAATGCAGATTGCACGGCGGGAGCGGCACAAGGAGATGCGGCATCGAAGAGGATGCGGTTTGCACGGGCCCATCGTCCTCCCCCGTTGCTGCCATGCTCACCGTCCCGGTCATCGACCTCTCGTCCCCCGCGGCGGCTGACGAGCTCCTCGATGAGGTGCGCTGAGCCAACGCCAGCTGCGAAGATGAGGGGCGGCCGCCGCCAACTGCAAAGATGAGGGGCATAGACGCCTCCAGTGCTGAAGGAGGCAACGGGGAAGGTGAGGggcggccgccaccggcgcgcgGGCGCAGCGCAAGTCAAGCCGCCGTCCGGGCGCCATGGTAGGAAACTGCACGCCGACGGTCAGGAACGGACGGGTACggagggaaggagagggggacggcggcgcgatGGTCGAGCGTGGTGTAGAGGAACTGGAACCAGGTGCTTAATTGACTGAGGCCCACCTGTCAATTTGCACGAAATGAGAGATGACATGTAATTAAGTTGGACCTAACCAAAAATTAAGACTCCttactttaataataggtataagATCAGATAAGATTTTGGAGCTTCATTTTGCATTTCGTACTGGTCCCAAATTCTTAGAGACATTCTCGGTCTGGTCAACGCTATGTATTTTCAAGTTGGGATGCTACATGTCGAAACAACAGTTTAACAAGTTGGCGGACATTTGGCACGTAAGCTGAGCCAGGCGAGACAACAGTTTAACACGTCGGCGGACGTTCAACTAGCCAAACATATGTCGTAAGTTCACAGCACATCGTGCAACAGCAGGTCATCACCATCCTCCGACTGCTCTTCCTTCTTGCACCCCCACCGGCAGCTCCAGGCGCACCTGGAGTTGAAGAtaagcagcctcttggagtgcGCCGATATGATCCCCGCGGTGTCCTTCGCTCTGGGCAGCACAACGCCGTAGCCGTCGTCCATGTAGTCGGTCCCCTCCGGGAACACCTGCCAGAGCAGGCCCcccgctccggcgccgccacgccgcaTCGAGGCCAGCAGCACCCCGTACACCGCTTGGACGAACTGGTCCCTCGACGTCGCGTTGAAGGCGCTCCGGGCCTTGGTGGACACCCCGAACTCCGTGAACACCACCGGCATGCTGAGCACGccctcggcgtcggcgatgtGCGCCTGCATCCACGACTGCACGAACTTGAGCTGTGCCTCCACAGCCGCGCCCGACATCCTACAAAGGAAAACATACCCACGCCATGAATCTTGTACAAGAGCTTGAGATCGATGCATCGGTCAGTGACAATGCCCGACAGTGGTACGATCTACTACGAACCATGTGTCCGGGTAGATATGGACGGAGGCGAAGTCGACGCCCAGGACGCGGTGGTTGCGGATGAAGTCGGTGCCGACCTGGCCGGCGTAGGTGTTGGGGTTGGCCTGAAGCCGTGCCGGTGACGAGGGGCCGTAGAAGCCCTCGGCCCCGACCTCCAGCAGGTGATCCGGGTCGATGGACTTCACGTGGAAAGCCATTTCTTGGATCCACGCCTACATGCATGGCTCAAACTTCTTTCAGCCCCTGAAGATGGAATATGAAGCAGAGGGACCGGAGGACGAAGGAAAAGTATGTGCTCTTGCTAATCGATACACGTACCTGCAGCTTGTTGCCGGTTGGATCCGACGTGCAGCGCAGTTCATTCATGAGCTCCCACGCGAAAATGGTCGGGTCGTCCTTGTACGTCACGTTCGTGTACGTGTTC harbors:
- the LOC117847801 gene encoding putative mannan endo-1,4-beta-mannosidase 5 — translated: MIATTMKTIFREKARGKVWMIQLILVRGIAVAATILLLTDGSHAHVDRVEMLRDELPPVQRPNVNGSEMIRDEQWRMVKTRGSQFVIGDKPFYVNGFNAYWLMILAVDPSTRGKVTEVFQQAAAVGLIVCRTWSFNDGGWRVLQKSPAVYEENVFKALDFVVSKARKYRIRLILSLINNWDGYGGKAQYVKWARDAGLNLTSDDDFFSDETVKGYFKNHVQNMLTRVNTYTNVTYKDDPTIFAWELMNELRCTSDPTGNKLQAWIQEMAFHVKSIDPDHLLEVGAEGFYGPSSPARLQANPNTYAGQVGTDFIRNHRVLGVDFASVHIYPDTWMSGAAVEAQLKFVQSWMQAHIADAEGVLSMPVVFTEFGVSTKARSAFNATSRDQFVQAVYGVLLASMRRGGAGAGGLLWQVFPEGTDYMDDGYGVVLPRAKDTAGIISAHSKRLLIFNSRCAWSCRWGCKKEEQSEDGDDLLLHDVL